Proteins encoded together in one Microbacterium oxydans window:
- the rbfA gene encoding 30S ribosome-binding factor RbfA, producing the protein MAGERQARLADRIRVILAERLEKGLRDPRLGFVTITDVRVSGDLQHASVFYTVLGTEEERVASGAALTSATGMLRSEVGRQLSTRLVPTLEFIPDALPENADHIGALLREAQQRDADVAKLASSASHAGDADPYRTDDDSE; encoded by the coding sequence ATGGCAGGCGAACGACAGGCCCGTCTCGCGGATCGCATCCGCGTGATCCTCGCCGAGCGGCTGGAGAAGGGGCTGCGCGACCCGCGCCTCGGCTTCGTCACGATCACCGATGTCCGCGTGAGCGGCGACCTCCAGCACGCATCCGTGTTCTACACGGTGCTGGGCACCGAGGAGGAGCGCGTCGCGAGCGGCGCGGCACTGACCTCGGCGACGGGGATGCTGCGCAGCGAGGTAGGCCGGCAGCTGAGCACGCGTCTCGTGCCGACGCTGGAGTTCATCCCCGATGCGCTTCCGGAGAACGCGGACCACATCGGTGCGCTGCTCCGCGAGGCCCAGCAGCGGGATGCCGACGTCGCGAAGCTCGCGTCCTCCGCATCGCACGCCGGCGACGCCGACCCCTACCGCACGGACGACGACTCGGAGTGA